ACGTCAGTGGTACGGGACTCGACGCTTTGTTGCGGATACTTGGCGGCGGCTAGCTACCGGTCCCAGCCCCTACCACGCGTACGACAGCGTCAAGATGTGGCCCGGTCCCGCGAATCCCGAGTCGAACAACACGAGGGCATAGTCGAATACAAGCAGGCCGTAGTGAAGTCCGAGACCGAACGTTCCGTTTCGGAGCGCGTCGTTCGTGATGAACCCGGCACGAAACGTCAGCATGTCCAGTGCATCGACAGCCAGGCCGACGTGAACGCGCGATCGGTCGTCCGGAAAGAGATGAGACAGCTCGGCCACTATTGTGGCATTGACGACCGTGAAGTCGTCCTCAAGCGCGAGGACCTGAAAAGGCTGAACGGCGATTCCGATCCTCGCGGTCGTCGGCAATTTTGTGGCAACCGAATTGAGCTCGTTCATCTTGCCGATATTGTGGACGGCGCCGCCAACCTGCACTGCGTCTCCCAGCACGTCCATCTGCGCCCCGAAGTCGATGCCATATCCCGAGGCGCTCTCGGTGAAGATCTCCTCCGAGATGTACCGGCCCGTCGCACCGATCCGAGCGGGCCCGATCCTCCGACCAAACGACGCGCCTATACTTAGATATTGTACCTCGAAGTTGCCTTCCGACGGTCCGGGACGCTCCCTGAGTTCAAGATCCCCACTGCTGGTCGCTGTGAAGGCAAGGCCGACTCCCGAGTTCTTCCCTGAACGAAAGCGTCCCGCAAGCGCGTACGTTCGCAGGTCGCCCACCCAGATGTGATGAGACAGAGCGGCTTCGTTGGATCCCGTATGTGCCAGGCCGGCGGGGTTCCAGAAGGTCGAGAACGCGCCGTCCGCAATGGCCACGTGCGCATCTCCCATCCCGGCGGCCGCCGCGTCAACGCCCAGTTCCAGGAACGACAATCCGCTCTCCTGTCCTGCCGCAGCGCCAGGAGTTAATCCGAGCGTGGCGAAGATGGTCAGCGAAAGCAGTATGACCCTGATCCTCATCACAGATACAGTCGAATGGCAACAATGTGGAAAGTACCAACCGCATACGGCTCAAGCTGGAACGCATACTCAAAGCGCAGCTTCAGACTCCCGACATCCTGGTCCAACGCGAACCCGGTTCCCGGTCGGGCTTCACTCAAGCCTCCGGAGCCAATCTGGTCTATCCCTGCCCGGATCGTAAGAATCTTCTGAAACGCATACTCCGCACCGACTCTAAGATAGCTCGATTGCAAGTCGACCCGCCGTTCATCAATTGCCGTTAGCGGCACCTCTCCAAACAGCGCGACACTGTACTCGCGATAGTCAAGCCGTGAGACCCTGGACTCAAACTCAGCAACAACGCGGCCACGACCATCGGCAATTTCGTACGCGGCACCTAGACGAATCCGAACTGGAAACCGGTCCGAGGACGAACCACCGCCGCTGACCACACCCGACGTATCCCAGTCGTACTTGGCCAGCAGGTCGTCGAATACAAGTCCCAGTGTAAGGCGGCGAGTAACGGCCGCGGAGATACCGATGTCGAGCCCGATACTGGTCGCCGGTTTCAATCCGTCGTACAGATCGGACCGGAAGAGCTGGAGGTTTATCCCACCGCTGAC
This DNA window, taken from Rhodothermales bacterium, encodes the following:
- a CDS encoding PorV/PorQ family protein: MRIRVILLSLTIFATLGLTPGAAAGQESGLSFLELGVDAAAAGMGDAHVAIADGAFSTFWNPAGLAHTGSNEAALSHHIWVGDLRTYALAGRFRSGKNSGVGLAFTATSSGDLELRERPGPSEGNFEVQYLSIGASFGRRIGPARIGATGRYISEEIFTESASGYGIDFGAQMDVLGDAVQVGGAVHNIGKMNELNSVATKLPTTARIGIAVQPFQVLALEDDFTVVNATIVAELSHLFPDDRSRVHVGLAVDALDMLTFRAGFITNDALRNGTFGLGLHYGLLVFDYALVLFDSGFAGPGHILTLSYAW
- a CDS encoding PorV/PorQ family protein, yielding MLNYHSHHSISPARRSLGSVLVVFMLVLAIQDVHGQSVGAFTRLGFGARGIGMGNALVADRSGNSNAFYNPALAPFVKGQHLEMATAFMRFDRQLQHLQFGVPLERAGIAAGLIHAGVSSIDGRDTNGFHTTDLSTDDFVFFLGFGLRFTERVSGGINLQLFRSDLYDGLKPATSIGLDIGISAAVTRRLTLGLVFDDLLAKYDWDTSGVVSGGGSSSDRFPVRIRLGAAYEIADGRGRVVAEFESRVSRLDYREYSVALFGEVPLTAIDERRVDLQSSYLRVGAEYAFQKILTIRAGIDQIGSGGLSEARPGTGFALDQDVGSLKLRFEYAFQLEPYAVGTFHIVAIRLYL